In Selenomonas sp. TAMA-11512, a genomic segment contains:
- the rbr gene encoding rubrerythrin, translating to MDLKGSQTEKNLWAAFAGESQAYTKYGYFASRAKKDGFVQIANFFTETAGNEKEHAKIWFKLLNGINDTKDNLKAAAEGENDEWTSMYPEFAKVAREEGFTKIAMLFEAVGKIEAEHEERYKLLLTNIEEDRVFKKDEKIIWQCQNCGYVTEASQAPQICPVCAHPQSYFQQLVKNY from the coding sequence ATGGATTTGAAGGGTTCACAGACAGAGAAAAATCTATGGGCAGCGTTTGCCGGCGAGTCGCAGGCATATACGAAGTACGGCTACTTCGCCTCCCGTGCCAAGAAAGACGGCTTCGTCCAGATTGCCAACTTCTTCACGGAGACCGCGGGCAACGAAAAAGAGCACGCCAAGATCTGGTTCAAGCTCCTCAACGGCATCAACGACACAAAGGACAATTTGAAGGCGGCCGCTGAAGGGGAGAACGACGAGTGGACAAGCATGTATCCGGAGTTCGCCAAGGTCGCTCGTGAAGAGGGGTTCACGAAGATCGCCATGCTCTTTGAAGCCGTCGGCAAGATCGAGGCGGAGCATGAGGAACGCTATAAGCTTCTCCTGACGAATATCGAAGAGGATCGCGTCTTCAAGAAGGACGAGAAGATCATCTGGCAGTGTCAGAACTGCGGCTATGTCACCGAGGCTTCACAGGCACCCCAAATCTGTCCTGTCTGTGCGCATCCGCAGAGCTACTTCCAGCAGCTTGTAAAGAACTACTGA
- a CDS encoding bacteriohemerythrin, with the protein MEKLYTFTEYCETGIPFIDDGHEQLFKAMKDGVLALSKDAEGPATEAVNSLLAIMEDKLFFQFLVEEAYLIQRRDPELDLQRKAHAAFRKEFTKFQKANDTADSKYRLLDNLMMYLHRWISQHILHSDAMIGKMPGEASAKDIANAKRSLTTAQKKWNFDAYAALAKLEEKGAQSAENRKTAAPKEPSLPDASEKPVKAAAPAERKKAPSPPPPAAARQSVVVKNTGAASADPFAFTAEFRTNIPLVDEEHANLFDLIRRTNDIVQDHFMVDKFDAINEILEELRDYTVKHFDDEERYMAAIGYEGLPEQEKAHRAFVEKISNIQLDDLDENQDVYLNDLITFLLKWLVQHILKVDKKIPAVDGVAENFS; encoded by the coding sequence ATGGAAAAACTCTACACCTTCACCGAATACTGCGAGACAGGCATCCCCTTCATCGATGACGGACACGAGCAGCTCTTCAAGGCGATGAAGGACGGTGTCCTCGCCCTCTCCAAGGATGCCGAGGGCCCGGCCACCGAAGCCGTCAACAGCCTCCTGGCAATCATGGAGGACAAGCTCTTCTTCCAGTTCCTCGTGGAAGAGGCGTATCTCATTCAGCGCAGGGATCCCGAGCTCGATCTGCAGCGGAAGGCGCATGCGGCGTTCCGCAAGGAATTTACGAAGTTCCAAAAGGCAAACGATACGGCGGACAGCAAGTACAGGCTGCTCGACAATCTCATGATGTACCTTCATCGCTGGATCTCGCAGCACATACTCCACAGCGACGCCATGATCGGAAAGATGCCCGGCGAGGCATCCGCCAAAGACATTGCCAATGCCAAGCGCTCCCTGACCACGGCGCAGAAGAAATGGAACTTCGACGCGTATGCCGCGCTTGCAAAGCTCGAAGAGAAGGGAGCGCAGTCGGCGGAGAACAGGAAAACAGCCGCCCCCAAAGAGCCCTCGCTCCCTGATGCGTCAGAGAAGCCCGTCAAAGCCGCCGCCCCCGCGGAACGGAAGAAAGCGCCGTCACCTCCGCCCCCTGCGGCGGCGCGACAGAGCGTCGTTGTCAAAAACACAGGCGCGGCCTCTGCCGATCCCTTCGCCTTTACGGCGGAGTTCCGCACGAACATTCCCCTTGTCGATGAGGAGCACGCGAATCTCTTCGACCTGATCCGCCGTACGAACGACATCGTGCAGGATCACTTCATGGTCGATAAGTTCGACGCCATCAACGAAATCCTCGAAGAGCTTCGAGATTATACCGTCAAGCACTTCGACGATGAAGAGCGCTACATGGCCGCCATCGGCTACGAGGGACTCCCCGAGCAGGAAAAGGCGCATCGCGCCTTCGTGGAAAAGATTTCCAACATTCAGCTCGATGACCTCGACGAAAATCAGGACGTGTACCTCAACGATCTCATCACCTTCCTCCTCAAATGGCTTGTGCAGCATATCCTGAAGGTCGACAAAAAAATCCCCGCCGTCGACGGCGTTGCCGAGAATTTTTCATAG
- the rapZ gene encoding RNase adapter RapZ: MKEKEDVDLVIVTGMSGAGKTQACRFLEDLGYFVVDNLPPVFILKFAELCRHAGGHVSKVVLVVDTRSREFFDAFIDALDELDCLQVPYRMLYMEADDAAIIRRYKETRRRHPMAPQTRISDGIAKERTRLESVYQRATYVIDTSHLKKVELRDQIRRLFASESKDTMRINVLSFGFKYGMPLDADMVLDVRFLPNPFYIEDLKKKSGAVPEVGEYIEKWPVTQEYLTKLDALVDFLVPQCVKEGKAQFVIAIGCTGGMHRSVFVANHLYKRLVDRSFDVEIEHRDLFKNDVEEHTEI, translated from the coding sequence ATGAAGGAAAAGGAAGATGTGGATCTCGTCATCGTCACGGGGATGTCGGGGGCGGGTAAAACGCAGGCGTGCCGATTTCTGGAGGATCTCGGCTACTTTGTTGTGGACAACCTTCCGCCTGTGTTCATCTTGAAGTTTGCGGAGCTTTGCCGGCATGCTGGCGGTCATGTGAGCAAGGTCGTGCTTGTCGTCGATACGAGAAGTCGTGAGTTCTTTGATGCCTTCATAGATGCGCTGGATGAGCTGGATTGTCTCCAAGTGCCTTATCGGATGCTCTATATGGAGGCGGACGATGCGGCCATCATCCGCCGTTACAAGGAAACGCGGCGTCGTCACCCGATGGCTCCGCAGACCCGGATCTCCGACGGTATCGCCAAAGAGCGGACCCGTCTGGAAAGCGTCTATCAGCGCGCGACTTATGTCATCGATACGAGCCATTTGAAGAAGGTCGAGCTGCGGGATCAGATTCGTCGACTCTTTGCGAGCGAGTCAAAGGATACGATGCGCATCAATGTGCTCTCCTTCGGCTTTAAATACGGCATGCCGCTCGACGCGGATATGGTGCTGGATGTCCGGTTCTTGCCGAACCCCTTTTATATCGAGGATCTCAAGAAGAAGAGCGGGGCTGTCCCGGAGGTCGGGGAATACATTGAAAAATGGCCCGTCACACAGGAATACCTGACGAAGCTGGATGCCCTCGTCGATTTTCTCGTACCACAGTGCGTCAAGGAAGGCAAGGCGCAGTTTGTCATTGCCATCGGATGCACGGGCGGGATGCATCGCAGCGTGTTTGTCGCGAATCATCTCTATAAGCGCCTTGTCGACCGCTCCTTCGATGTGGAGATCGAGCATCGGGATCTTTTCAAGAATGATGTAGAAGAGCATACAGAAATATAG
- a CDS encoding POTRA domain-containing protein, producing the protein MPDRFRRNTLFQAGTCLGKALRIPVLVAITTAVCISQTCAAPADPITQNEQLQEARAENQARQDRLKQGKPDVEGFPSEPALPHTEGGTAFRITEIRIEGLLPEFSFLQKLTAPHRHTDMDLESLNELVHSMNKALIEHGYATSRLILPEQNIREGMLRLQLLVGRIGHIFYAEGSAKASFKNAFPSRSVDNGRRSALRRGYDQHGESIYRPRV; encoded by the coding sequence ATGCCGGATCGATTTCGGCGCAATACCCTTTTTCAGGCAGGCACATGTCTTGGAAAGGCCTTGCGGATACCGGTGCTTGTCGCGATTACAACGGCTGTATGTATATCCCAAACGTGTGCTGCCCCGGCGGATCCGATCACGCAGAACGAGCAGCTCCAAGAAGCTCGTGCAGAAAATCAGGCACGCCAAGATCGCCTGAAGCAAGGCAAGCCGGATGTGGAGGGGTTCCCGTCAGAGCCTGCTCTCCCGCATACAGAAGGCGGCACGGCATTTCGGATTACGGAAATACGGATTGAAGGATTGCTGCCGGAGTTTTCATTCCTACAGAAGCTGACAGCTCCGCATCGGCATACCGATATGGATCTCGAGTCGCTGAACGAGCTTGTTCACTCGATGAACAAAGCACTCATCGAACACGGGTATGCCACCTCGCGCCTGATTCTCCCCGAGCAGAACATCCGTGAAGGAATGCTGCGGTTACAGCTTCTTGTCGGTCGTATCGGTCATATCTTCTATGCGGAGGGCAGTGCAAAAGCCTCTTTTAAGAATGCCTTCCCCTCTCGGTCAGTGGACAATGGGCGGCGATCGGCTCTACGGCGTGGATATGATCAGCATGGGGAATCGATATACCGTCCGAGGGTTTGA
- a CDS encoding Cof-type HAD-IIB family hydrolase, translating to MSIKLFVTDLDGTLLNSDRMISQRNLDALAKAKAKGVHVTVATGRMYVSGAHFARQFFADAPVIACNGGIALALDSNTPVLMETFPEDLMQDFLRYAYARNWYIQWYIGTQIYAKEYRDHFFRAYKTTPDFHLNEVGDDYMPHTKGVIQCVVRDLDGGIPNIIEEIRGIYGDRIKPQQLTGYTIDLTPPQVSKAVACAVLADYYGITPDEIMACGDRDNDIEMLKYAGTAVVPENGSEEAKAAATYIAPSNDEDGIAKAIEDLILYA from the coding sequence ATGTCGATAAAGTTGTTTGTAACGGATCTAGACGGCACGCTGCTGAATTCGGACAGGATGATATCGCAGAGGAATCTGGATGCGCTGGCAAAAGCGAAGGCAAAGGGCGTACATGTGACGGTAGCGACGGGGCGAATGTACGTATCGGGAGCGCATTTTGCGCGGCAGTTTTTCGCGGACGCGCCTGTCATTGCCTGCAACGGCGGCATAGCGCTTGCGCTTGACAGTAATACGCCCGTTCTGATGGAGACATTTCCGGAGGATCTGATGCAGGACTTTCTACGGTATGCCTATGCGCGTAACTGGTACATACAGTGGTATATAGGGACGCAGATCTACGCGAAGGAGTATAGAGATCACTTCTTCCGGGCGTATAAGACGACGCCGGACTTCCATCTCAATGAGGTGGGTGATGATTATATGCCGCATACGAAGGGTGTCATCCAATGCGTTGTGCGTGACCTCGACGGCGGCATCCCGAACATCATCGAGGAGATACGGGGCATCTATGGGGACAGGATCAAGCCGCAGCAGCTCACGGGCTATACCATCGATCTCACGCCGCCGCAGGTCAGCAAGGCGGTCGCGTGCGCGGTACTTGCGGATTACTACGGCATCACGCCGGATGAAATCATGGCATGCGGAGATCGGGACAACGACATCGAGATGTTGAAATACGCGGGCACGGCAGTCGTCCCGGAAAACGGCTCTGAGGAGGCGAAGGCGGCGGCGACGTACATCGCCCCTTCCAACGATGAAGACGGTATTGCGAAAGCCATCGAGGATCTGATCCTATACGCTTAG
- a CDS encoding Cof-type HAD-IIB family hydrolase, translating into MGKAGGQPMAIKLIATDLDGTFLNAKREIPAENIKAAQEAAAKGVIFTIATGRMYGSAKFYAEQVGVDVPIITYNGALVMTVEGRELSNSYLEAQEVIDTLRYAQGKGWLILNYEDDQIYVPFYDDRVSGYEENARQKAHVVGWDGLYAHTKRVPKLLLITSGVEETDARAAEIRAALDNRVSATRSVDAYAEIVSPKASKAIAIEALARSYGISMDEVMVCGDSENDRSMLEAAGTAVVMGNAKPHIKALATYVTGSCDEAGVAQAIRKFVL; encoded by the coding sequence ATGGGAAAAGCAGGGGGGCAGCCTATGGCAATCAAGCTCATCGCAACGGATCTTGACGGGACATTTCTGAATGCCAAAAGGGAGATACCGGCGGAAAATATAAAGGCGGCGCAGGAGGCTGCCGCCAAGGGCGTTATTTTTACGATTGCCACGGGCCGCATGTACGGCTCGGCGAAGTTCTACGCGGAGCAGGTCGGCGTCGATGTCCCGATCATCACGTATAACGGCGCGCTCGTCATGACGGTGGAGGGCAGGGAGCTGTCGAATTCGTATCTGGAGGCGCAGGAGGTCATCGATACGCTGCGCTACGCGCAGGGAAAAGGCTGGCTCATCTTAAACTACGAGGATGATCAGATCTACGTTCCGTTCTACGATGATCGGGTCTCGGGCTATGAGGAGAACGCGCGGCAGAAGGCGCATGTGGTCGGCTGGGACGGTCTCTATGCGCATACGAAGCGTGTGCCGAAGCTGCTTCTCATCACGAGCGGCGTCGAGGAGACGGATGCGCGGGCGGCGGAGATTCGCGCGGCGCTCGATAACCGCGTGTCGGCAACCCGCTCGGTGGATGCCTATGCGGAGATCGTATCGCCGAAGGCGTCCAAGGCGATTGCCATCGAGGCGCTTGCAAGGAGCTACGGCATATCGATGGATGAGGTCATGGTCTGCGGGGATTCCGAGAATGACCGCTCGATGCTGGAGGCGGCGGGGACGGCCGTCGTCATGGGCAACGCGAAGCCGCACATCAAGGCGCTGGCCACGTATGTGACGGGCTCTTGTGACGAGGCGGGCGTAGCGCAGGCAATCCGCAAATTTGTCCTGTAA
- a CDS encoding YvcK family protein, producing the protein MHLLKWLYPGLNFKRWMLLFSAGVMLVSLGLALFFNYKYLDLIEEHIFRAVYLWQGSYDYWITTVVGLVMLVLGLGIMLFATRFVIRSVITAVLPDNSENLVDIIYERRRLERGPNVTVIGGGHGLSVLLRGIKEATRNVTAIVTVADDGGSSGRLREELGIIPPGDLRNCLVALADTEPLMEKLFQYRFENGSELKGHSFGNLFIAAMSEVTGDMETALQESSKVLAVKGRVLPASTEYLRLDAIMEDGTLVEGESHIPEAGKRIKRVRLFPERPAPVHSALEALEEADAIILGPGSLYTSIMPNLLVDGVAETLRKSKAIKIYICNVMTQPGETDGYTASMHAKAILDHAGRGTIDCMIVNDADIEEDMLEEYAREGAYPVAVDEDAINALGIGCVKADIINVSDLVRHDPAKLRKIVMQVIYALGPGIGINDYYDISKQIKRAKR; encoded by the coding sequence TTGCATTTATTAAAATGGTTATATCCCGGATTAAATTTTAAGCGGTGGATGTTACTCTTCAGCGCGGGTGTCATGCTTGTCAGCTTAGGGCTTGCTCTGTTCTTTAACTATAAATACCTGGATCTCATCGAGGAGCATATATTCCGCGCAGTCTACCTGTGGCAGGGGAGCTATGACTACTGGATCACAACAGTGGTCGGACTCGTCATGCTCGTTCTCGGCCTCGGCATCATGCTGTTTGCGACGCGCTTCGTCATCCGCTCGGTCATTACGGCGGTGCTGCCGGACAACTCCGAGAACCTCGTCGACATCATCTACGAGAGGCGGCGGCTGGAGCGGGGCCCGAATGTCACGGTCATCGGAGGCGGGCACGGCCTTTCCGTCCTTCTGCGCGGCATCAAGGAGGCGACGCGAAACGTTACGGCGATTGTGACGGTGGCGGACGACGGAGGATCTTCGGGCCGCCTTCGTGAGGAGCTCGGCATCATTCCGCCGGGGGACCTGCGCAACTGCCTTGTCGCCTTGGCCGACACCGAGCCTCTGATGGAAAAGCTCTTCCAGTACCGCTTTGAAAACGGATCCGAGCTGAAGGGGCACAGCTTCGGCAATCTCTTCATCGCGGCGATGTCGGAGGTCACGGGCGACATGGAGACGGCGCTGCAGGAATCGTCGAAGGTTCTCGCCGTCAAGGGACGCGTGCTCCCCGCATCAACGGAGTATCTGCGCCTCGATGCCATCATGGAGGACGGCACACTTGTCGAGGGTGAGTCGCACATCCCGGAGGCAGGCAAGCGCATCAAGCGTGTCCGGCTCTTTCCGGAGAGGCCGGCGCCTGTTCACTCGGCGTTGGAGGCTCTCGAAGAGGCGGATGCGATCATCCTGGGGCCCGGCTCGCTCTACACGAGCATCATGCCGAACCTTCTCGTCGACGGGGTCGCCGAGACGCTCAGGAAGAGCAAGGCGATCAAGATCTACATCTGCAATGTCATGACACAGCCCGGTGAAACGGACGGCTACACGGCATCCATGCATGCCAAGGCGATCCTCGACCACGCGGGACGCGGGACCATTGACTGCATGATTGTCAATGATGCGGATATTGAAGAGGACATGCTCGAAGAGTATGCGCGTGAGGGGGCGTATCCCGTCGCTGTCGATGAAGACGCGATCAATGCGCTGGGCATCGGATGTGTCAAGGCGGATATCATTAATGTTTCGGATCTTGTGCGTCACGATCCGGCGAAGCTTCGAAAAATCGTGATGCAGGTGATCTATGCGCTCGGGCCGGGGATCGGCATCAATGATTACTATGATATATCGAAGCAGATCAAGAGGGCAAAGCGATGA
- a CDS encoding ShlB/FhaC/HecB family hemolysin secretion/activation protein encodes MGNRYTVRGFDGENTLMSESGWYLRNELSSRIESIKSDIYIGVDIGCVYGPNTEDLSGKCIAGMVLGLRGSLSSGLSYDVFVGTPLYKPQGYRTSHVTSGFQIEWRF; translated from the coding sequence ATGGGGAATCGATATACCGTCCGAGGGTTTGACGGGGAGAATACGCTTATGAGCGAAAGCGGGTGGTATCTGCGGAACGAGCTCTCTTCGCGCATCGAATCCATCAAGAGTGACATCTACATCGGAGTAGATATCGGCTGTGTTTACGGGCCGAATACGGAAGACCTGTCGGGAAAATGCATCGCGGGAATGGTCTTGGGACTTCGCGGGAGTCTCTCTTCGGGACTAAGCTACGACGTATTCGTAGGGACACCGCTCTACAAGCCGCAAGGCTATCGGACGAGTCATGTTACATCCGGGTTTCAGATAGAGTGGCGATTTTAG
- the whiA gene encoding DNA-binding protein WhiA, whose product MRQSFATEVKNNLSRELYPKACCRTAELSALLRMGATLTLSTGRAMGLSFVTENAAIARKAIMLLKGLGGVYTEVSMIRARRLLKNNTYNVRVMPAPEVSELLDRLGLMRGMGRLREPEEDMELLEKDCCKYAYLRGAFLGGGSVNRPEASYHLELVTENQAMASFLLRILQALDYPARMTDRKDRYIVYIKDSESIIDFLAALGAEKAADDVEAARNLKEVRNQVNRIVNCETANVSKAVEAAGREIAAIHTLEAAGMLDELDELLRETVEARLAHPEATRAELGRILSISKSGLSHRLRRLQALAQTYREY is encoded by the coding sequence ATGAGACAGTCCTTTGCCACGGAGGTCAAAAACAATCTTTCTCGAGAGCTCTACCCAAAGGCTTGCTGCCGGACGGCGGAGCTCTCCGCACTCCTACGGATGGGCGCAACGCTGACACTATCCACGGGGCGCGCGATGGGACTCTCCTTTGTCACGGAAAACGCCGCTATTGCGCGAAAGGCAATCATGCTTCTCAAGGGGCTGGGCGGCGTCTATACCGAGGTCTCCATGATACGCGCGAGGCGCCTCTTGAAAAACAACACGTACAACGTGCGCGTCATGCCGGCGCCGGAGGTTTCAGAGCTTTTGGACCGACTCGGTCTCATGCGCGGTATGGGGCGCCTTCGAGAGCCGGAGGAGGACATGGAGCTCTTGGAGAAGGATTGCTGCAAGTATGCGTATCTGCGAGGGGCTTTTCTGGGCGGCGGCAGCGTGAATCGGCCGGAAGCGAGCTATCACTTGGAACTCGTCACGGAAAATCAGGCAATGGCATCATTTCTCCTACGGATTTTGCAGGCGCTGGATTATCCGGCGCGCATGACAGACCGCAAAGATCGATATATCGTCTACATCAAAGACAGTGAATCGATCATCGACTTCCTGGCGGCGCTGGGAGCGGAGAAGGCGGCCGATGACGTCGAAGCCGCGCGCAACTTGAAAGAGGTGCGCAATCAGGTCAATCGCATCGTCAACTGCGAGACGGCGAACGTCTCGAAAGCCGTCGAAGCGGCAGGGCGCGAGATTGCCGCCATTCACACGCTCGAAGCCGCGGGTATGCTCGATGAACTTGATGAGCTGCTTCGAGAGACGGTCGAAGCGCGGCTTGCACATCCGGAAGCGACGCGTGCGGAGCTGGGGCGCATCCTCAGCATCAGCAAGTCGGGCCTCAGCCATCGCCTGCGGCGGCTTCAGGCGCTTGCGCAGACATATCGGG